From Mobula birostris isolate sMobBir1 chromosome 8, sMobBir1.hap1, whole genome shotgun sequence, the proteins below share one genomic window:
- the LOC140202081 gene encoding scavenger receptor cysteine-rich domain-containing protein SCART1-like: MCPDVSAPKGVQGIVSLTESVKLRLMNGGSRCAGRLEVHYWGIWGTVDDYKWDLQDATVVCRELGCGKAVDAPGGSHFGKGSGPVVTDEVECNGNEAMLRQYHRAPRLVSGSDECSGRLEVLFGKHGPRLVDGENRCSGRVEVLHGDKWGTICDEYFSLADAAVVCEQLQCGAVNASSKSSYFGEGNVPMWKENYDCLGNESKIADCPVSAWGQISCSRGNEAGLICTDEMWSLRLNDGGSRCDGRVELYDNGTWRRMQNNYWSINEANVVCRQLRCGSATSAYNSSRYPENERPVWVTEVQCKGSESHLRSCRTTMLNRSSSDITGVGVLCSGEYYDVSGNGSL, translated from the exons ATGTGTCCGGATGTCAGCGCACCGAAA GGCGTCCAGGGGATTGTCAGCCTGACCG AAAGCGTGAAGTTGAGGTTGATGAACGGAGGCAGTCGATGCGCTGGGAGACTGGAGGTTCACTACTGGGGAATCTGGGGGACTGTGGATGATTATAAATGGGACCTGCAAGACGCGACTGTGGTGTGCCGGGAGCTGGGTTGCGGCAAAGCGGTGGATGCCCCAGGCGGGTCTCACTTTGGAAAAGGTTCCGGACCCGTTGTGACCGACGAGGTTGAGTGCAACGGAAACGAAGCAATGCTGCGGCAAT atcACAGAGCTCCAAGATTGGTGTCCGGATCTGACGAATGTTCGGGAAGGCTGGAGGTGCTGTTTG GGAAACATGGACCACGACTGGTTGACGGGGAGAACAGATGCTCTGGTCGTGTGGAAGTCCTGCACGGAGACAAGTGGGGGACGATTTGTGATGAATACTTCAGCCTGGCAGATGCGGCCGTGGTCTGTGAACAGCTACAGTGTGGTGCAGTCAATGCATCTAGCAAAAGTTCTTACTTTGGCGAAGGAAACGTGCCGATGTGGAAGGAGAATTACGATTGTCTGGGGAACGAGTCTAAAATAGCTGATTGTCCAGTCTCAGCCTGGGGTCAGATTAGCTGTTCACGTGGGAATGAAGCCGGTCTCATCTGCACTG ATGAAATGTGGTCTTTGAGACTGAACGATGGGGGAAGCCGTTGCGATGGCCGAGTGGAGTTGTACGATAATGGTACCTGGCGTAGAATGCAGAATAACTACTGGAGCATCAATGAAGCTAACGTTGTTTGTAGGCAACTGCGTTGCGGCTCTGCGACATCCGCCTACAACTCTTCACGGTACCCAGAAAATGAACGGCCCGTGTGGGTGACCGAAGTTCAATGTAAAGGAAGTGAGTCGCATCTCCGCAGTTGCAGAACAACCATGTTGAATCGGTCTTCCTCTGACATTACGGGCGTCGGTGTCCTTTGTTCAGGTGAATATTATGACGTTTCTGGCAATGGGAGTTTATAA